In a genomic window of Tripterygium wilfordii isolate XIE 37 chromosome 8, ASM1340144v1, whole genome shotgun sequence:
- the LOC120003561 gene encoding transcription factor bHLH84-like: MEPIIGSISADREWSFLTTTEEADSMAQLLKNERLDGGNSSYSSNQLFHHDSSQQESYYFNDSNPIASMDYFGMAMADAAATSNAAPYLIEVDDNTCLNQDMSDGNPDDDQSAKRSPESSKNTRQTQMESSEMQIAEPAAIEDESSRKRSRSMSNVQNNKRNLRPKKSQKIEKDGINATGYWQSTSRCCSEDDGTSGSQELNNEGESCSLSSKGTSALNLNGKTKASRGAATDPQSCYARKRRERINERLRVLQKLVPNGTKVDISTMLDDAVQYVKFLQLQIKLLSSDDLWMYAPIAYNGMNIGLDIKIPTHKDESKR, translated from the exons ATGGAGCCTATAATTGGATCCATTTCTGCAGATAGAGAGTGGAGCTTTCTTACCACCACAGAGGAGGCTGATTCCATGGCACAATTACTCAAAAATGAGCGGCTCGACGGGG GGAATAGTAGTTATAGTAGTAATCAGTTGTTTCACCATGATTCGAGCCAGCAAGAGAGCTACTACTTTAACGATTCCAACCCGATAGCTTCGATGGATTATTTTGGTATGGCAATGGCAGATGCAGCTGCTACAAGCAATGCTGCTCCATATCTGATTGAAGTTGATGATAACACCTGCTTGAACCAAGATATGAGTGATGGTAATCCAGATGATGATCAGTCTGCTAAAAGGTCGCCGGAATCTAGCAAGAATACGCGGCAGACCCAAATGGAATCATCAGAGATGCAAATTGCAGAACCAGCTGCAATAGAAGATGAGAGTTCTAGGAAAAGGTCGCGGAGTATGAGCAAT GTTCAGAATAATAAGAGAAATCTGAGACCAAAGAAGAGCCAGAAGATTGAAAAGGATGGCATTAATGCAACTGGATACTGGCAAAGCACAAGCCGTTGCTGCTCGGAGGACGACGGGACAAGTGGCTCTCAGGAGTTGAATAATGAAGGAGAAAGTTGTAGCTTGAGCTCAAAAGGGACTTCTGCCCTTAACTTGAATGGCAAAACAAAAGCAAGCAGAGGTGCAGCCACTGATCCCCAGAGCTGCTATGCAAGG AAGAGGAGGGAGAGAATAAATGAGAGGCTGAGGGTTCTGCAGAAGCTTGTCCCAAATGGAACAAAGGTTGACATCAGTACAATGCTTGACGATGCTGTGCAGTATGTCAAGTTCTTGCAGCTTCAAATTAAG CTATTGAGCTCAGATGATCTGTGGATGTATGCTCCCATTGCTTACAATGGAATGAACATTGGACTTGACATTAAAATCCCAACTCACAAAGATGAATCTAAGAGATAA